The Spirochaetae bacterium HGW-Spirochaetae-1 genome includes a region encoding these proteins:
- a CDS encoding penicillin acylase — protein MRRGEPMKWLKITGILIIVVVVIIAVSVKVFLVSKSPDYDGSYVVSAIHHEARIVRDSWGVPHITADNGEDAYFAYGFAVAQDRLFQMELQRRLARGELAEILGPKLIDVDKRFRTLMLRRKAEEYLADPGRINPEALKLTDAFLSGINYFVETQDLPVEFTLLGFKPAAFTRVDSVVMLGYMAFNFVHGLENDSVYGMIKEKVPDIDMDELFPGYSRQKPVTIMETSIDYNKGDSISCSDEGGNNIAGDQKKADGNGDFIKENDLIIQLRKAFRLSEPLDGSNSWVIAPSRSASGKAILGNDPHVGLSNPGIWYEAHISYGDYGNYGYHIALVPFPMLGHNKYRGWTVTMFENDDCDLYYETINEKNRDLVMYKGSWTRLKRYRETIAVKGGDSIEYEVAVTPHGPIVSDFIKGYKDKPVSMQWVHLQNENPVLDAAYAMSVANDMESFEKAIAMIANPGFNVSYADSKGNIAWWAVGKLPMYRDHVNTMSILDGSSGRDDIIGYLPFRLNPRMKNPASGIIVTANNMSTVKPLGPMKKIAAYWVPTDRAARIIELLRSKEKWSLEELQKIQTDMKSQSAQSIVKEISRILEGDGKPFAGMSGTEREAFSILKSWNGINTIDSPGAAIFHMNNYHITSLALRDELGEDLLKQYASLSEHWNFYKVFIKDEESRLWDDRNTGIRETRRDVITRAFSDAVAEGVEKMGSDPNDWRWGRLHTIEFAHPLGIKKPLNIIFNLGPYEAPGAFRTVNRFGGKFGNHDYKVTSVPSTRRLIDYGNMERSFAVLPSGNSGNSGSAYYDDQVDMYLKGEYRIINFSSRQIEEGKKHEIIFKRVP, from the coding sequence ATGAGGAGGGGTGAGCCTATGAAATGGTTGAAAATAACTGGCATATTGATAATTGTTGTTGTGGTGATAATTGCTGTCTCCGTGAAGGTGTTCCTTGTTTCTAAAAGTCCCGATTACGACGGGTCATATGTTGTAAGTGCCATTCACCATGAAGCAAGGATTGTGCGGGATTCATGGGGAGTACCGCATATTACGGCCGATAACGGAGAAGATGCCTACTTCGCTTATGGTTTTGCCGTCGCCCAGGACAGGCTTTTCCAGATGGAGCTGCAGCGCCGGCTTGCCAGGGGCGAGCTCGCTGAGATCCTCGGGCCGAAACTTATCGATGTTGATAAGCGGTTCCGTACCCTGATGCTGAGACGTAAAGCCGAGGAATACCTGGCTGACCCCGGGCGGATCAATCCTGAAGCACTGAAACTCACCGACGCCTTTCTGTCGGGCATCAATTATTTCGTTGAAACGCAGGACCTGCCGGTGGAATTTACTCTTCTCGGGTTTAAACCTGCGGCGTTTACCAGGGTGGACTCCGTTGTCATGCTGGGATATATGGCTTTCAATTTTGTTCACGGCCTGGAGAATGATTCAGTCTATGGTATGATCAAAGAAAAGGTGCCAGATATTGATATGGACGAGCTTTTCCCGGGCTACTCACGGCAGAAGCCCGTAACTATAATGGAAACCTCTATAGACTATAATAAGGGTGATAGCATTTCCTGTTCCGATGAAGGGGGAAATAATATCGCCGGGGATCAAAAAAAAGCAGATGGAAACGGCGATTTCATAAAGGAAAATGATCTTATCATTCAACTCCGGAAGGCATTTCGGCTTAGCGAACCACTGGACGGCAGCAATTCCTGGGTGATAGCGCCGTCACGTTCCGCTTCGGGAAAAGCCATCCTGGGCAATGATCCCCATGTGGGACTTTCCAATCCGGGAATATGGTATGAAGCGCATATATCCTATGGTGATTATGGCAACTACGGTTATCATATCGCCCTGGTCCCCTTCCCCATGCTGGGCCATAATAAATACCGGGGATGGACTGTCACCATGTTTGAGAACGATGACTGCGATCTCTACTATGAGACTATCAATGAGAAAAACAGGGATCTCGTCATGTACAAGGGGTCATGGACCCGGTTAAAGCGCTACCGGGAGACTATCGCGGTTAAGGGCGGTGACAGCATCGAATATGAAGTCGCTGTCACACCCCACGGGCCCATTGTTTCGGACTTTATCAAAGGATATAAAGACAAGCCTGTTTCCATGCAGTGGGTTCACCTGCAGAATGAGAACCCCGTACTGGATGCGGCCTATGCAATGTCCGTGGCCAACGACATGGAGTCTTTTGAAAAGGCAATTGCGATGATAGCGAATCCGGGCTTCAATGTCTCTTACGCCGACAGTAAAGGGAATATCGCCTGGTGGGCAGTGGGGAAATTGCCGATGTATCGTGATCATGTCAATACCATGAGCATTCTCGACGGGAGTTCAGGAAGGGATGACATCATCGGTTATCTTCCTTTTCGGTTAAACCCCCGTATGAAGAATCCCGCAAGCGGCATTATTGTTACGGCAAATAATATGTCCACGGTAAAACCTCTGGGACCCATGAAAAAAATCGCTGCTTACTGGGTTCCCACGGACAGGGCGGCCCGGATTATCGAACTGCTTCGATCAAAGGAAAAATGGTCGCTGGAAGAACTGCAGAAGATTCAGACCGACATGAAATCACAGTCGGCTCAGTCCATCGTAAAGGAAATATCGCGAATACTTGAGGGTGATGGGAAACCCTTTGCGGGAATGTCGGGAACCGAAAGGGAGGCCTTTTCGATTTTAAAGTCGTGGAATGGAATCAATACCATTGACTCGCCGGGCGCGGCGATATTCCACATGAATAACTATCACATAACGAGCCTGGCGCTGCGTGACGAACTGGGAGAGGATCTGCTTAAACAATATGCCAGCCTGAGTGAACACTGGAATTTTTACAAGGTGTTCATAAAGGACGAAGAGTCGCGGCTGTGGGATGACCGGAACACGGGCATCAGGGAGACGCGCCGGGATGTGATAACGAGGGCATTCAGCGATGCCGTGGCGGAGGGAGTGGAAAAAATGGGCTCAGATCCCAATGACTGGAGGTGGGGACGGCTGCACACTATTGAATTTGCCCATCCCCTGGGAATTAAAAAGCCATTGAATATTATTTTTAATCTGGGACCATACGAGGCTCCCGGCGCCTTCCGGACCGTCAACCGTTTCGGCGGGAAGTTCGGCAATCATGATTATAAGGTCACCAGCGTGCCATCAACGCGGCGACTGATCGATTATGGAAACATGGAACGCAGTTTTGCCGTTCTCCCATCAGGCAACTCGGGAAACAGCGGTAGCGCATATTACGATGACCAGGTTGATATGTACCTGAAGGGGGAATACAGGATCATCAATTTCTCTTCCCGCCAGATAGAAGAAGGGAAGAAACATGAAATTATTTTTAAACGAGTGCCGTAG
- a CDS encoding HXXEE domain-containing protein, with protein MKTETIMWLFPVFFMLHEFEEIIFLPGWLKQNIDEMAGKYPRPLGRLRPHFEAMSSAGFALAVAEEFIILSVLTFISVEYAFHSLFAALLLAYLLHVIIHCIQSLAIRRYVPAVATGILSGFYAVYALHRLNVFSSPDLVFIITITPAILALMTANLLIMHRVMARFEKWKRAGGIRD; from the coding sequence ATGAAAACTGAAACGATAATGTGGCTTTTCCCCGTTTTTTTTATGCTCCATGAATTCGAGGAGATTATTTTCCTGCCGGGATGGCTGAAACAGAACATTGATGAAATGGCCGGGAAATATCCCCGCCCCCTGGGCAGACTTCGGCCTCATTTTGAAGCCATGTCATCGGCTGGTTTCGCCCTGGCCGTGGCCGAAGAATTCATCATACTCTCAGTGCTGACATTTATTTCCGTTGAGTATGCCTTTCACTCGCTCTTTGCGGCGCTCCTTCTTGCATACCTGCTGCATGTAATTATCCACTGTATCCAGTCGCTGGCCATACGCCGATATGTTCCGGCCGTGGCCACGGGAATCCTGAGCGGCTTTTACGCCGTTTATGCCCTGCACCGCCTGAATGTCTTCTCCTCCCCGGACCTGGTGTTCATCATTACAATCACTCCCGCCATCCTTGCATTAATGACAGCGAACCTGCTGATCATGCACAGGGTCATGGCACGTTTTGAAAAATGGAAACGGGCTGGAGGAATAAGGGACTAA
- a CDS encoding NADH:ubiquinone reductase (Na(+)-transporting) subunit F, with the protein MILTTLGISVAVILFLTFVIVGAEYTLVNREAVKIIVNNDEAKALTVESGKTLLNTLSGQGILLPSACGGGGTCGVCKCRVEEGGGDLLPTETTHINRKMAKEGYRLACQVKVKENMRIRIPEEVFSIQKWECRVVSNRNVATYIKEFVVQLPEGERLEFQSGGYIQIEAPACSVDFSKDIAVEDEYRDEWEDMDLFSLKTRIGEPISRAYSMANHPAEGNIIKLNVRIATPPWDREKRRFRNVSPGLMSSFIFSRKPGDAVTISGPYGEFFMQDTDREMMYIGGGAGMAPMRSHIFHLFHTLKTKRKVSFWYGARSEREIFYDDEFEAIEKKFRNFSFNVALSEVSPESQWKGYTGFIHQVIYEKYLNNHPTPEDIEYYLCGPPVMIDAVVAMLSSLGVEPEMIRYDKF; encoded by the coding sequence ATGATACTGACAACGCTGGGCATATCGGTTGCCGTGATACTCTTCCTCACTTTTGTGATAGTGGGGGCCGAGTATACCCTGGTGAACAGGGAAGCGGTAAAGATCATTGTCAATAATGACGAGGCCAAGGCACTCACCGTTGAATCGGGCAAGACCCTGCTGAACACCCTTTCGGGGCAGGGAATCCTGCTCCCCTCGGCCTGCGGCGGCGGCGGAACCTGCGGTGTGTGCAAGTGCCGCGTCGAGGAAGGTGGGGGTGACCTCCTTCCCACGGAGACCACGCATATAAACAGGAAAATGGCCAAGGAGGGATACCGGCTCGCCTGCCAGGTGAAGGTGAAGGAAAACATGCGTATCCGCATACCCGAGGAGGTCTTTTCCATCCAGAAATGGGAATGCCGGGTCGTCTCCAACAGGAACGTTGCCACCTATATCAAGGAGTTCGTGGTGCAGCTTCCCGAGGGTGAGCGGCTGGAATTCCAATCAGGGGGATATATACAGATTGAGGCCCCGGCCTGTTCCGTGGATTTTTCGAAGGACATAGCAGTAGAGGATGAATATCGCGATGAATGGGAGGATATGGACCTTTTTTCGTTAAAGACGAGGATCGGCGAGCCCATATCGCGGGCCTATTCCATGGCAAACCATCCGGCCGAGGGGAATATTATAAAACTGAACGTGCGTATCGCAACCCCCCCCTGGGACCGGGAAAAAAGGCGGTTCAGGAACGTCTCTCCCGGCCTGATGTCGTCCTTTATCTTCAGCAGAAAGCCCGGCGACGCCGTGACCATATCGGGCCCCTACGGGGAGTTTTTCATGCAGGATACGGACCGGGAAATGATGTATATAGGCGGCGGCGCCGGCATGGCGCCCATGCGCTCCCACATATTCCACCTGTTCCATACGCTGAAGACGAAGAGAAAGGTGAGCTTCTGGTACGGAGCCCGATCTGAGCGGGAGATTTTTTATGACGACGAATTTGAAGCAATTGAAAAAAAATTCAGGAATTTTTCGTTCAACGTCGCTCTCTCCGAAGTTTCGCCGGAATCGCAGTGGAAGGGCTACACGGGATTTATCCACCAGGTCATATATGAGAAGTACCTGAACAACCACCCGACTCCCGAAGACATTGAATACTATCTCTGCGGCCCGCCCGTCATGATCGATGCCGTGGTGGCCATGCTTTCAAGCCTGGGAGTGGAACCGGAAATGATCCGCTACGATAAGTTTTAG
- the nqrE gene encoding NADH:ubiquinone reductase (Na(+)-transporting) subunit E: MELINLAINSIFVNNILLAYFLGMCSFLALSKKISTSVGLGVAVIFVLTITAPANWLLNEYILRKGALVWINPILKDVDLSFMTYIFFIAVIAAIVQVLEMIIEKFSPALYSSLGIFLPLITVNCAILGVALFMVERKYSLAETTVFGAASGMGWFLAIVLMAAIRKKIRYSNVPHALRGLGITMIITGLMAMAFMIFSGIQL, encoded by the coding sequence ATGGAACTCATTAACCTCGCCATAAACTCGATTTTCGTCAATAACATCCTGTTGGCCTATTTCCTGGGCATGTGTTCCTTCCTGGCCCTCTCGAAAAAAATATCGACCTCCGTGGGTCTGGGGGTGGCAGTTATTTTTGTTCTAACCATTACAGCGCCGGCGAACTGGCTTCTTAATGAATACATTCTGCGGAAAGGAGCCCTGGTGTGGATCAATCCCATCCTGAAGGATGTGGACCTGAGCTTCATGACCTATATCTTTTTTATTGCCGTTATCGCCGCCATAGTTCAGGTGCTGGAAATGATCATTGAGAAATTCTCCCCGGCCCTGTACAGTTCCCTGGGTATATTTCTTCCCCTCATCACCGTTAACTGCGCCATTCTGGGTGTAGCCCTTTTCATGGTGGAGAGGAAATACAGTCTTGCCGAAACAACGGTATTCGGGGCGGCATCAGGGATGGGATGGTTTCTTGCCATTGTTCTCATGGCGGCAATACGGAAGAAAATCAGGTATTCCAATGTACCCCATGCCCTGCGGGGATTGGGAATCACCATGATCATCACGGGCCTCATGGCCATGGCATTCATGATCTTTTCGGGGATACAACTGTAG
- a CDS encoding NADH:ubiquinone reductase (Na(+)-transporting) subunit D: protein MSMEKEPLFSGKNRKVLIQPLNENNPITVQVLGICSSLAVTSQLKPSLVMGLAVITVVALSNMVVSMIRNFIPGKVRIIVEMTVVAVMVILVDQILKAYAYEVSKQLSIFVGLIITNCIVMGRLEAFAMGNRVWPSILDGLGNGLGYAFVIAVVGFFRELLGSGNILGFKVIPQFAYNAGYVNNGLMVLAPGAFIILGFFIWIQRSITGHREE from the coding sequence ATATCCATGGAAAAGGAACCTCTTTTTTCAGGAAAAAACAGGAAGGTCCTGATTCAGCCTTTGAACGAAAATAATCCCATCACCGTGCAGGTGCTGGGAATATGCTCTTCCCTGGCCGTGACCTCGCAGCTCAAGCCGTCTCTTGTCATGGGCCTGGCCGTTATCACTGTCGTGGCTCTTTCCAATATGGTTGTTTCCATGATCCGAAACTTCATTCCCGGGAAGGTCCGTATCATCGTAGAGATGACAGTCGTTGCGGTCATGGTTATCCTGGTGGACCAGATACTCAAGGCCTATGCCTACGAGGTGTCCAAGCAGTTGTCCATATTCGTGGGTCTTATCATTACCAACTGCATTGTCATGGGAAGGCTCGAGGCCTTTGCCATGGGCAACCGGGTATGGCCATCCATCCTCGACGGTTTGGGAAACGGCCTGGGATACGCCTTTGTCATCGCTGTTGTGGGATTTTTCCGGGAACTTCTGGGATCGGGGAATATCCTGGGATTTAAGGTCATTCCCCAGTTCGCTTATAATGCCGGTTATGTGAACAACGGCCTCATGGTCCTGGCGCCGGGGGCTTTCATAATACTGGGATTTTTCATATGGATACAGCGATCAATAACGGGACACCGTGAGGAGTGA
- the nqrC gene encoding NADH:ubiquinone reductase (Na(+)-transporting) subunit C, with protein sequence MRQSNAYTFGFITVIAVAAALILSVASQSLRDRQMLNMEADMKRNIVAAVGLMPQGMEDCRRGPLSEKLCCDITACYRDHIVSLVINSRGEIVKGEQIPERISIEAEMDKPEEQRLFPIFLRRKEANSNEYISYCIPIVGKGLWSTLYGYLALQSDLNTITGITFYKHGETPGLGAEIEKEWFQKSFIGKKILDEKGELVSVSVVKGKVNESMPGAVHKVDGISGATLTGNGVTKLIRKNLLIYEPYFKTIRRRMVP encoded by the coding sequence GTGCGACAGAGTAATGCCTACACCTTCGGTTTTATCACCGTTATCGCCGTGGCTGCCGCCCTCATTCTGTCCGTGGCGTCACAGTCTCTCAGAGACCGTCAGATGCTCAACATGGAAGCGGACATGAAGCGGAACATCGTTGCTGCCGTGGGGCTCATGCCGCAGGGAATGGAGGATTGCCGCCGGGGACCGCTTTCGGAAAAGCTCTGCTGCGATATAACTGCATGCTATCGGGACCATATCGTGAGTTTGGTTATAAACTCCCGGGGCGAGATCGTGAAAGGGGAACAAATTCCGGAACGCATCAGTATCGAGGCGGAAATGGACAAGCCCGAGGAGCAGCGCCTGTTTCCGATATTTTTGAGAAGAAAGGAAGCTAACAGCAATGAATATATTTCGTACTGCATCCCCATTGTGGGGAAAGGCCTGTGGTCAACCTTATACGGTTACCTTGCCCTGCAAAGCGATCTCAATACCATCACGGGAATAACCTTTTACAAGCACGGTGAGACACCCGGTCTTGGTGCGGAAATAGAAAAGGAATGGTTTCAGAAAAGTTTTATCGGGAAAAAGATACTCGATGAAAAGGGTGAACTGGTATCGGTCAGTGTCGTAAAGGGGAAGGTGAACGAGTCAATGCCAGGAGCGGTTCATAAAGTGGACGGTATAAGCGGGGCCACCCTGACAGGGAACGGCGTAACGAAGCTGATCAGAAAAAATCTTCTTATCTATGAACCATATTTTAAAACAATCCGAAGGAGAATGGTCCCATGA
- a CDS encoding NADH:ubiquinone reductase (Na(+)-transporting) subunit B encodes MIDRLMKKIEPHFTRGGKLELFYPIFEMVVTITFVGPKRTEKGAHIRDYYDIKRLMISVIYAGLPAMAFGMFNAGYQHFASMGRYPGFFECMTRGAFLVVPLFIVVYAVGGFWEILFAVVRKHEINEGFLVTGFLLPLIVPPAIPWWQLAIAVSFGVVVGKELFGGTGMNVFNPALVARAFLFFAYPASISGDGVWTAFGQNMVDTYTAATPLAVAAVQGPLPIVDVLAQKGYTFWTMFLGLIPGSVGETSTMAILMGAAFLLLNGVASWRTMISVFAGGTVMALVFNAVAPSPGSVMALPPHYHLVMGGFAFGAVFMATDPVSSAATDIGKIFYGFFIGVLAILVRVLNPAYPEGMMLAILFMNAFAPLIDNIVVWFNVRRRRRRATE; translated from the coding sequence ATGATAGACAGGTTAATGAAAAAAATCGAGCCGCATTTCACCAGGGGAGGAAAGCTGGAACTGTTCTATCCCATTTTTGAAATGGTGGTGACCATAACCTTCGTCGGTCCCAAACGAACGGAGAAAGGGGCTCATATCCGCGACTATTATGACATCAAGCGCCTCATGATTTCCGTGATATACGCGGGACTCCCTGCCATGGCCTTCGGCATGTTTAACGCCGGGTACCAGCATTTCGCCTCCATGGGCCGTTATCCGGGATTTTTTGAATGCATGACCAGGGGGGCTTTCCTGGTGGTTCCTCTCTTCATAGTCGTCTATGCCGTGGGCGGATTCTGGGAGATTCTCTTTGCTGTTGTGCGTAAGCATGAAATAAACGAGGGATTCCTGGTAACGGGATTTCTTCTGCCGCTCATCGTTCCGCCCGCCATACCCTGGTGGCAGCTTGCTATTGCCGTTTCCTTCGGTGTGGTTGTTGGGAAGGAACTTTTCGGCGGCACGGGCATGAATGTATTCAACCCGGCCCTGGTAGCCAGGGCTTTTCTCTTTTTCGCCTATCCGGCATCAATTTCCGGTGACGGTGTCTGGACCGCCTTCGGACAGAACATGGTGGATACCTATACGGCGGCAACACCCCTGGCCGTAGCTGCGGTGCAGGGACCGCTTCCCATTGTTGATGTCCTGGCGCAGAAAGGGTACACCTTCTGGACCATGTTCCTCGGGCTCATTCCCGGAAGCGTGGGGGAGACGTCCACCATGGCCATTCTCATGGGCGCCGCTTTTCTCCTGCTGAACGGCGTTGCCAGCTGGCGCACCATGATATCGGTTTTCGCCGGAGGTACCGTTATGGCTCTGGTCTTTAACGCCGTTGCACCATCACCCGGCAGTGTTATGGCCCTGCCGCCCCATTATCATCTTGTCATGGGCGGCTTTGCTTTCGGCGCCGTGTTCATGGCCACGGACCCTGTCAGTTCGGCTGCGACGGATATTGGGAAAATATTTTACGGATTTTTTATCGGAGTGCTGGCCATTCTCGTCAGGGTGCTCAACCCGGCCTATCCCGAGGGCATGATGCTGGCCATACTGTTCATGAACGCCTTCGCGCCGCTTATCGACAATATCGTCGTGTGGTTCAATGTGAGAAGGAGGCGTCGACGTGCGACAGAGTAA
- a CDS encoding NADH:ubiquinone reductase (Na(+)-transporting) subunit A — protein MMAEIKLKKGYYLRLEGETFKAFENAPFPEKVACKPTDFTGLKPRLLVETGDRVKVGTALYKDKNNDDILFTSPASGRVVDIVRGERRVIQEIVIETDGKQQRENIKIPRKSISSMNRGDIIPVLLRSGLFPLIIQRPFGKIADPRVTPRDIFISAMNTAPISPDWNLIVHGNEECFQKGVDILSRLTDGKVHLAVDARHGNLSRAFTAAEGVELHHISGPHPAGNVGVHIHHIAPIRGRHDIVWTCSVQAVMCIGRLFMEGKLSPETIVTVAGSPAQNRKYFRTIRGAQLSSFVEYFYDEDVRFISGDVFTGKKVSYDGFISFYDNMITVIPEPAHYELLGWTTLGAQKMSFSRTFLSYYLSRLLPRVRFEQKASLNGSKRAFIVTGIYEKVLPMDIYPVFLLKSILAEDIEEMEGLGIYEVIEEDFALCEYVDPSKNDFQELLRRGLDLIEREG, from the coding sequence ATAATGGCTGAGATAAAGTTAAAAAAAGGATATTATCTGCGCCTTGAGGGCGAGACCTTCAAGGCCTTTGAGAATGCCCCGTTCCCTGAGAAAGTGGCGTGCAAACCCACGGATTTTACCGGTCTGAAGCCACGTCTTCTTGTAGAAACGGGTGACAGGGTTAAAGTGGGTACGGCTCTCTATAAGGACAAGAATAATGACGATATTCTCTTTACATCTCCGGCCAGCGGCAGGGTCGTGGATATTGTCCGGGGCGAACGGCGCGTTATACAGGAAATCGTCATCGAGACCGACGGGAAACAGCAGCGGGAAAATATTAAAATTCCCCGGAAAAGCATTTCCTCCATGAACCGCGGGGATATAATCCCCGTTCTCCTCAGGTCGGGCCTTTTCCCTCTCATCATTCAGCGGCCCTTCGGAAAGATAGCCGATCCGCGTGTCACTCCCCGGGATATATTCATTTCCGCCATGAATACGGCTCCCATATCACCGGACTGGAATCTCATTGTTCACGGCAACGAGGAATGTTTTCAGAAGGGCGTTGATATACTGTCGCGCCTCACGGACGGAAAAGTACATCTCGCCGTTGACGCCCGTCACGGGAACCTGTCAAGAGCTTTTACCGCAGCCGAGGGCGTTGAACTGCATCATATATCCGGTCCCCATCCCGCCGGCAATGTGGGCGTCCACATCCATCATATAGCACCCATCAGGGGCAGGCATGATATCGTATGGACCTGCTCAGTGCAGGCCGTCATGTGTATCGGGCGGCTGTTCATGGAGGGAAAGCTGTCGCCGGAAACGATCGTGACCGTGGCAGGCTCCCCGGCCCAGAACAGGAAGTATTTCCGCACCATCCGCGGTGCCCAGCTGAGCAGTTTTGTGGAGTATTTTTATGATGAAGATGTTCGGTTTATCTCCGGCGATGTCTTTACGGGGAAGAAGGTTTCCTATGACGGATTCATTTCATTTTATGATAACATGATAACCGTAATCCCCGAACCGGCGCATTATGAACTTCTCGGGTGGACTACCCTGGGAGCCCAGAAGATGAGCTTTTCACGGACCTTCCTGTCCTACTATCTCAGCAGGCTGCTGCCCCGGGTGAGATTTGAACAGAAGGCGTCGCTCAACGGCAGCAAGCGGGCCTTCATCGTCACGGGAATATATGAAAAGGTTCTTCCCATGGATATTTATCCCGTATTTCTCCTGAAAAGCATACTTGCCGAAGATATCGAGGAAATGGAGGGGCTGGGTATTTACGAGGTGATAGAGGAGGATTTTGCCCTCTGCGAGTACGTTGATCCTTCGAAAAATGATTTCCAGGAACTGCTGCGCCGCGGCCTTGACCTGATTGAGCGCGAGGGTTAG
- a CDS encoding dihydroorotase produces the protein MKIVIKNGRVIDPASRTDAKLDILISDDMIAEIAPQIDVSDDAGVIDAKGCLVLPGLIDIHVHFREPGREDVETIIGGSHVAAKGGFTSVCTMPNTNPVIDNQALVRFIKFEAEKGPINVFPVATITRGSGGEELSEMGELISAGAVAFSDDGRPVVRSIVMRRALEYSRMFNVPLLAHSEDLELADKGTMNEGVNSTLLGLKGIPRESEEIMVARDLLLTRLAKGRLHVCHISSGGTVAIIEWAKKSGINVTCETAPHYFSLTDSVVARHMAMAKMNPPLRGEEDRKAIIKGLKEGIIDVIATDHAPHSENEKMQEMEYAPFGIVGLETAVPLIITVLVKENGFSYIEAFEKVTINPSRILNLQRGELKKGMAADITIINPDKKVLVDEDFLLSHCKNTPFLGMEMYGSVEYTICNGNIVYSNES, from the coding sequence ATGAAAATTGTCATCAAAAACGGAAGAGTTATAGATCCCGCGTCACGAACCGATGCGAAGCTCGATATTCTCATATCCGATGATATGATTGCCGAAATAGCCCCGCAGATCGATGTGAGCGATGATGCCGGTGTCATTGATGCAAAGGGATGTCTCGTGCTGCCGGGACTTATCGATATTCATGTCCACTTCAGGGAACCGGGACGCGAAGATGTGGAAACCATCATCGGGGGATCGCACGTCGCGGCTAAAGGCGGATTTACCTCCGTCTGTACCATGCCCAACACCAATCCTGTCATAGACAACCAGGCCCTGGTCCGGTTTATCAAGTTCGAGGCGGAGAAGGGCCCCATCAATGTGTTCCCCGTGGCCACCATCACCAGGGGTTCCGGGGGGGAAGAGCTTTCTGAAATGGGCGAGCTCATCAGCGCCGGTGCCGTGGCCTTCAGTGATGACGGCCGTCCCGTGGTGCGTTCCATCGTCATGCGCAGGGCGCTGGAATATTCGCGCATGTTCAATGTGCCTCTCCTGGCCCATTCCGAGGACCTGGAACTGGCAGATAAAGGTACCATGAATGAAGGTGTCAATTCCACGCTCCTGGGCCTCAAGGGGATTCCCCGGGAATCGGAAGAAATCATGGTGGCACGGGACCTGCTGCTCACGCGACTGGCCAAGGGCCGGCTCCATGTGTGCCATATCTCTTCGGGGGGAACCGTGGCCATAATTGAATGGGCGAAGAAGTCGGGAATCAATGTTACCTGCGAAACGGCTCCCCATTACTTTTCCCTTACCGACAGTGTCGTGGCGCGTCATATGGCCATGGCCAAGATGAATCCCCCTCTCAGGGGCGAGGAGGACCGGAAGGCCATAATCAAGGGGCTCAAGGAGGGCATTATCGATGTCATAGCCACGGATCATGCGCCTCACTCGGAGAACGAAAAGATGCAGGAAATGGAATATGCGCCCTTTGGCATCGTGGGCCTTGAAACGGCTGTTCCCCTCATCATCACCGTTCTGGTGAAGGAAAACGGTTTTTCATATATAGAAGCCTTTGAAAAAGTGACAATCAACCCGTCACGCATACTGAATCTGCAGCGCGGCGAACTGAAGAAAGGCATGGCTGCCGATATTACAATCATCAATCCCGACAAGAAGGTTCTCGTGGATGAAGATTTTCTCCTCTCACACTGTAAAAATACCCCCTTTCTCGGTATGGAGATGTATGGTTCTGTAGAATATACAATCTGCAACGGCAATATAGTCTATTCAAACGAATCCTGA